A single region of the Amia ocellicauda isolate fAmiCal2 chromosome 8, fAmiCal2.hap1, whole genome shotgun sequence genome encodes:
- the hmgcs1 gene encoding hydroxymethylglutaryl-CoA synthase, cytoplasmic isoform X2 yields MPGSVPANAEAGWPKDVGIICLEVYVPSQYVDQAELEQFDGVAAGKYTIGLGQAKMGFCSDQEDINSLCLTAVQHLMERNCLSYDSVGRLEVGTETIIDKSKSVKTVLMQLFEESGNTDVEGIDTTNACYGGTAALFNAVNWVESSSWDGRYALVVAGDIAVYATGSARPTGGAGAVAMLVGPNAPLVLERGLRGTHMQHAYDFYKPDMVSEYPVVDGKLSIECYLSALDRCYKVFRDKIHARWQKEGSDKRFSLDDFGFMVFHSPYCKLVQKSLARLLLNDFLGHPRPDTDSGVFSGLEAFRDVKPQDTYFDRDVEKAFMKASAQMFEEKTKASLLISNQNGNMYTPSVYGCLASVLAQYSPQQLAGQRIGVFSYGSGFAATLYSIRVTEDDTPGSPLAKLTASLCDLQARLDSRRKVAPEVFAENMKLRQETHHLANYKPQSSVDELFPGTWYLTSVDEKHRRQYARRPLNEDGPLEAGLVHSTTAAEHIPSPAKKVPRIPAASSGPDMVPIANGEH; encoded by the exons ATGCCTGGATCTGTCCCTGCCAATGCAGAGGCCGGCTGGCCCAAGGACGTGGGCATCATCTGCCTGGAGGTGTACGTGCCCTCGCAGTACGTGGACCAGGCCGAGCTGGAGCAGTTCGATGGCGTGGCAGCGGGGAAGTACACCATCGGGCTGGGCCAGGCCAAGATGGGCTTCTGCTCCGACCAGGAGGACATCAACTCTCTGTGCCTGACCGCAGTGCAGCACCTGATGGAGAGGAACTGCCTGTCCTACGACAGCGTTGGCCGGCTGGAGGTGGGCACCGAAACCATCATCGACAAGTCCAAGTCGGTGAAGACCGTGCTCATGCAGCTGTTCGAGGAGTCGGGCAACACTGACGTGGAGGGCATCGACACCACCAACGCCTGCTACGGAGGCACGGCCGCCCTCTTCAATGCCGTCAACTGGGTGGAGTCCAGCTCCTGGGATG ggCGGTACGCGCTGGTGGTTGCGGGAGACATCGCGGTGTACGCCACGGGGAGCGCTCGGCCGACGGGGGGTGCGGGAGCCGTGGCCATGCTCGTGGGACCCAACGCTCCTCTTGTGCTTGAGCGAG GTCTTCGCGGGACACACATGCAACACGCGTACGACTTCTACAAGCCTGACATGGTTTCGGAGTATCCAGTGGTCGACGGCAAGCTGTCCATCGAGTGCTACCTCAGCGCGTTAGACCGGTGTTACAAGGTCTTCCGCGACAAAATCCACGCGCGGTGGCAGAAAG AGGGAAGTGATAAACGTTTCAGTCTGGATGACTTTGGCTTTATGGTGTTCCACTCTCCGTACTGCAAGCTGGTGCAGAAGTCCCTGGCCCGCCTGCTGCTCAACGACTTCCTCGGCCACCCCCGCCCCGACACGGACAGCGGGGTCTTCAGCGGCCTGGAGGCCTTCAG GGACGTGAAGCCACAGGACACGTATTTCGACCGTGATGTGGAGAAGGCTTTCATGAAGGCCAGCGCACAGATGTTTGAAGAGAAAACCAAGGCTTCCCTGCTGATCTCCAACCAGAACGGCAACATGTACACCCCATCCGTGTACGGCTGCCTGGCCTCGGTGCTCGCACA GTACTCTCCTCAGCAGCTGGCAGGGCAGAGGATCGGAGTGTTTTCTTACGGCTCTGGCTTTGCCGCGACCTTGTACTCAATACGGGTCACTGAAGACGACACGCCGG gatcgCCTCTAGCCAAGCTGACCGCCAGCCTGTGTGACCTGCAGGCCCGTCTGGACTCCAGGAGAAAAGTGGCTCCTGAGGTCTTTGCCGAGAACATGAAGTTGCGACAGGAGACTCATCACTTAG CCAACTACAAGCCCCAGTCCTCCGTGGACGAACTCTTCCCAGGAACGTGGTACTTGACCAGCGTGGATGAGAAACACCGCCGGCAGTATGCGAGACGGCCCTTGAACGAGGACGGACCCCTGGAAGCGGGATTGGTCCACTCCACCACAGCGGCAGAG caCATACCCAGCCCTGCCAAGAAAGTGCCACGGATTCCCGCTGCCAGTTCAGGACCTGACATGGTCCCCATCGCCAACGGGGAGCACTGA
- the hmgcs1 gene encoding hydroxymethylglutaryl-CoA synthase, cytoplasmic isoform X1 has product MSAGSAKMPGSVPANAEAGWPKDVGIICLEVYVPSQYVDQAELEQFDGVAAGKYTIGLGQAKMGFCSDQEDINSLCLTAVQHLMERNCLSYDSVGRLEVGTETIIDKSKSVKTVLMQLFEESGNTDVEGIDTTNACYGGTAALFNAVNWVESSSWDGRYALVVAGDIAVYATGSARPTGGAGAVAMLVGPNAPLVLERGLRGTHMQHAYDFYKPDMVSEYPVVDGKLSIECYLSALDRCYKVFRDKIHARWQKEGSDKRFSLDDFGFMVFHSPYCKLVQKSLARLLLNDFLGHPRPDTDSGVFSGLEAFRDVKPQDTYFDRDVEKAFMKASAQMFEEKTKASLLISNQNGNMYTPSVYGCLASVLAQYSPQQLAGQRIGVFSYGSGFAATLYSIRVTEDDTPGSPLAKLTASLCDLQARLDSRRKVAPEVFAENMKLRQETHHLANYKPQSSVDELFPGTWYLTSVDEKHRRQYARRPLNEDGPLEAGLVHSTTAAEHIPSPAKKVPRIPAASSGPDMVPIANGEH; this is encoded by the exons ATGTCCGCCGG CTCTGCCAAGATGCCTGGATCTGTCCCTGCCAATGCAGAGGCCGGCTGGCCCAAGGACGTGGGCATCATCTGCCTGGAGGTGTACGTGCCCTCGCAGTACGTGGACCAGGCCGAGCTGGAGCAGTTCGATGGCGTGGCAGCGGGGAAGTACACCATCGGGCTGGGCCAGGCCAAGATGGGCTTCTGCTCCGACCAGGAGGACATCAACTCTCTGTGCCTGACCGCAGTGCAGCACCTGATGGAGAGGAACTGCCTGTCCTACGACAGCGTTGGCCGGCTGGAGGTGGGCACCGAAACCATCATCGACAAGTCCAAGTCGGTGAAGACCGTGCTCATGCAGCTGTTCGAGGAGTCGGGCAACACTGACGTGGAGGGCATCGACACCACCAACGCCTGCTACGGAGGCACGGCCGCCCTCTTCAATGCCGTCAACTGGGTGGAGTCCAGCTCCTGGGATG ggCGGTACGCGCTGGTGGTTGCGGGAGACATCGCGGTGTACGCCACGGGGAGCGCTCGGCCGACGGGGGGTGCGGGAGCCGTGGCCATGCTCGTGGGACCCAACGCTCCTCTTGTGCTTGAGCGAG GTCTTCGCGGGACACACATGCAACACGCGTACGACTTCTACAAGCCTGACATGGTTTCGGAGTATCCAGTGGTCGACGGCAAGCTGTCCATCGAGTGCTACCTCAGCGCGTTAGACCGGTGTTACAAGGTCTTCCGCGACAAAATCCACGCGCGGTGGCAGAAAG AGGGAAGTGATAAACGTTTCAGTCTGGATGACTTTGGCTTTATGGTGTTCCACTCTCCGTACTGCAAGCTGGTGCAGAAGTCCCTGGCCCGCCTGCTGCTCAACGACTTCCTCGGCCACCCCCGCCCCGACACGGACAGCGGGGTCTTCAGCGGCCTGGAGGCCTTCAG GGACGTGAAGCCACAGGACACGTATTTCGACCGTGATGTGGAGAAGGCTTTCATGAAGGCCAGCGCACAGATGTTTGAAGAGAAAACCAAGGCTTCCCTGCTGATCTCCAACCAGAACGGCAACATGTACACCCCATCCGTGTACGGCTGCCTGGCCTCGGTGCTCGCACA GTACTCTCCTCAGCAGCTGGCAGGGCAGAGGATCGGAGTGTTTTCTTACGGCTCTGGCTTTGCCGCGACCTTGTACTCAATACGGGTCACTGAAGACGACACGCCGG gatcgCCTCTAGCCAAGCTGACCGCCAGCCTGTGTGACCTGCAGGCCCGTCTGGACTCCAGGAGAAAAGTGGCTCCTGAGGTCTTTGCCGAGAACATGAAGTTGCGACAGGAGACTCATCACTTAG CCAACTACAAGCCCCAGTCCTCCGTGGACGAACTCTTCCCAGGAACGTGGTACTTGACCAGCGTGGATGAGAAACACCGCCGGCAGTATGCGAGACGGCCCTTGAACGAGGACGGACCCCTGGAAGCGGGATTGGTCCACTCCACCACAGCGGCAGAG caCATACCCAGCCCTGCCAAGAAAGTGCCACGGATTCCCGCTGCCAGTTCAGGACCTGACATGGTCCCCATCGCCAACGGGGAGCACTGA